The proteins below come from a single Rosa rugosa chromosome 2, drRosRugo1.1, whole genome shotgun sequence genomic window:
- the LOC133731348 gene encoding uncharacterized protein At1g08160 encodes MLPLPPPPASPIPPSPLLQAQKQTNPLPPPPASPIPPSPLLQAQKQTKPHSLNQIIISKYAQNQGLVLDAAANHESRKSEKQPMLRPPQARRTNPLIWCCAIVCLIFSLILIFFGIATLIMFLVVRPRIPLFDIPNAKLNTIYFDSPEYFNGDFALLANFSNPNRKIDVRFEYLQMELYFSDRLIATQSLDPFTQRPREGRLEAVHLVSSLVYLPENHAVALRTQVQNNRVDYNIRGTFRVRASLGLIHFSYWLHSRCQLQMTGPPTGVLVARSCRTKR; translated from the coding sequence ATGCTACCCCTTCCTCCTCCACCTGCATCTCCAATACCTCCTTCACCACTACTACAAGCCCAAAAGCAAACTAATCCCCTTCCTCCTCCACCTGCATCTCCAATACCACCTTCACCACTACTACAAGCCCAAAAGCAAACTAAGCCACACTCTCTAAATCAAATTATCATATCAAAGTATGCCCAGAATCAAGGCCTGGTGCTCGATGCAGCAGCAAATCATGAAtccagaaaatcagaaaaacaACCTATgctccggccacctcaggctCGACGAACcaatccacttatatggtgttgTGCAATAGTATGTCTCATATTCAGCCTTATTCTTATCTTCTTTGGAATTGCAACTTTGATCATGTTCCTTGTTGTTAGACCTAGAATTCCATTGTTTGACATTCCTAATGCAAAGCTCAACACCATCTACTTTGACTCACCAGAGTATTTCAATGGTGACTTCGCTTTATTGGCAAATTTCTCCAACCCAAATCGGAAAATAGATGTAAGATTTGAGTATCTGCAGATGGAACTGTACTTTTCTGATAGGCTCATAGCAACTCAGTCTCTTGACCCTTTCACACAAAGACCTCGAGAAGGAAGGTTGGAAGCAGTTCACTTGGTATCCAGCTTGGTTTACTTGCCTGAGAATCACGCTGTGGCGCTTCGAACCCAGGTGCAGAACAATAGAGTCGACTATAATATAAGAGGAACATTTAGAGTGAGAGCCAGTCTGGGACTGATCCACTTTTCCTACTGGTTGCATAGCAGATGCCAATTACAGATGACAGGTCCACCGACTGGTGTTTTAGTTGCCCGAAGTTGCAGAACTAAAAGATGA